TAACATTGTTCACTTTACTTTTCACAAGTTTATCAGCTTCATTCACAATTGATGTTACTTTTTTGTCCGCTTTAGTTTCAGCGTCATCTTTTTGTGACAATACTGGATAAACATGTGTCAACACTTTTGTAAATTTACCTGTCTTAGAACTGATATAACTCCAGCTATCATCATATGCTTTTCCTGTATACACAGCTTGTACCACATGCGTGCGACCAACCCGTGCATTTGCATACTGATGAGAATGCGCAGCTATATATAAACCAACATTATTATTAGGATCTATTTTATTGACCTTTTGCAAGATGTCTACTGTAGGACCGCTAGTTGTGTTGTCTTTACTTCGAACACCAGTATGGCCAACTACAACTACAGCTTTAACACCCTTACTGCGTAAAATTTTGTCATACTTTGCAATAGTTTTCGCTTCATCGAGTATTTGATAATCTTTATAGTTTTTATACAGAGTTAAACTTGGTAGCGTGGAAGTCTCTAAACCAATAATACCAACTTTGGCTGTTCTATTATTTTGCTTTACTGTTTTAATCACATAAGGTTTATACCCATAGGGTATTTTATGATCCTTCTTGTTGACAACATTGGCAACTACCATTTTAATTCCTGAGGAACGGTGTGCATAATTTTTAACTAAAGAATCTGCACTACTACTTGGCTTTCCGCCAGTTAATATGCGATTAAATTCTGGCAAACCTTGATCAAATTCGTGATTACCTAACGTGCCAATCTCAAATTTCATAGCTTTTAAAACATGCATTGTTGACTCATGAGCCAACAATGATGAATTAGCTGGTGCGGCACCCACCATGTCGCCTGCTTCAATGCGTAAACTGTTAGTAGATTTCGTTACCTTTTTAAACTGTGATTCTGCTTGATTTAAGTATGATGCCAAACGACCAACAGTTCCCGCATCTTCGTATGTTTTTGTCCCGATTTCCACAGCGCCTGTGGTCTCCAATCCACCATGCAAATCATTAATTCCTAAAAACTGAACAGCAATGTCTCGACTATTACTCTGATCTGTCTTTTGGTAATCAGGTTCAAGACTAGGCTTGCTATAACTGTCAGTATCATTCGTAACTTGAACATCTGCGTAAATTACTGGACCACTTGTTAACATTAACCCACAAAAAACGAACGGTATTAAACCGGATAATAATTTTAATCTCATATCATCTTCTCCCCTATAAGTGGTTTTAGTATATCATTTCACATAATACACGCCCAATTATAATTTGGTTAAAAAGAAACAATTTTTATTAAAACCAGTAAATCGTTCGTAATTTAAAACATAATCGCATTTACTAGTTTCTCTGGGAAGTAGGCATTTTAAGCAAAATAAACATCAAAAAAATACTGTCTAAAATAAATTTACACTCACTATTTTTTAACAAATGATTTATTTAAACAATTACTATTTTGTCCAAAAATTGATAAACGTTATATTTTTAATAAATATTTTTAAATTTTTGAATCAATTGTTCGGATTACAATAAAAAAGCTTCATAAATACTATGAAGCCTTTTCGTATAATTATTACTAATTTAATTTTTCATCACCAACCTGGGCTGATATCCGGCGCGCCAGCATTCATATCATCCCGATATAGCGGTGCCATAGCATTAAACTTGAATGTCGGTTTATTAAACATCAAGGTAGCTGTACCACGAGCGCCAGCTCGGTTTTTTTCAAATATAATTTCAATCGGCACCGCTTCTTGTTCTTCACGCGGGTCCCCGTCACCATCTTCAGAATCGCCACGTGAATAATCATCTCGATACAAAAACGCGACAACATCAGCATCTTGTTCAATCGAACCTGAATCACGTAAGTCTGACAAAACTGGGCGCTTGTCAGTACGTTGCTCCACACCTCGGCTCAATTGTGCAAGTGCAATAATTGGTGTGTTCAACTCTTTAGCCATTTTTTTAATCGCGCGTGAAACTTCAGAAACGGCTTGTTGTCGACTTTCGGAGTTATTGGACTCGATTAGCCCCAAATAATCAATTACGACCATACCGATTGGATGCGGATTTTGAATGCGCTCTTCTTGAGTCATGTCACTTAACAAATCACGTTCCAATTGATGTAGCTTGGCACTAATCTGGTTAATTTTAATACCAGCAGTATCATCCATGTAAATTTTCATTTGCGCAAGTGATTGCATAGCAAGTGTTAACGCTTGCCA
The Leuconostoc suionicum genome window above contains:
- a CDS encoding bifunctional metallophosphatase/5'-nucleotidase, producing the protein MRLKLLSGLIPFVFCGLMLTSGPVIYADVQVTNDTDSYSKPSLEPDYQKTDQSNSRDIAVQFLGINDLHGGLETTGAVEIGTKTYEDAGTVGRLASYLNQAESQFKKVTKSTNSLRIEAGDMVGAAPANSSLLAHESTMHVLKAMKFEIGTLGNHEFDQGLPEFNRILTGGKPSSSADSLVKNYAHRSSGIKMVVANVVNKKDHKIPYGYKPYVIKTVKQNNRTAKVGIIGLETSTLPSLTLYKNYKDYQILDEAKTIAKYDKILRSKGVKAVVVVGHTGVRSKDNTTSGPTVDILQKVNKIDPNNNVGLYIAAHSHQYANARVGRTHVVQAVYTGKAYDDSWSYISSKTGKFTKVLTHVYPVLSQKDDAETKADKKVTSIVNEADKLVKSKVNNVIGYAGKAETITGRLHNNSTMENEAGELVADAQLYGAQKANLKPDFAFTNTGGVRSDLVVKSNKTITWGAALAVQPFGNVLQVVEMTGKQIRQALNEQYDENQQYYLQIAGLTYTYEKNNNENQLYVVKEIHDSKGQLVSDNQTYRVVINDFLHGAGDNFYAFKDTKIIGAVGTDTDTFIKYIKAMTKTDHKVVAPVLDRKKFIE